From the genome of Streptococcus lutetiensis, one region includes:
- a CDS encoding ABC transporter substrate-binding protein/permease: MKHKLKAIMLAMVSAIFVFGANANADTISIVSDTAYAPFEFKDSDQVYKGIDVDIINEVANREGWNIDMTFPGFDAAVNAVQAGQADALMAGTTVTEARKKVFTFSDTYYDTAVVVYTRSDAKVSNYKQLSGKTVGVKNGTAAQAFLKENQNKYGYKIKTFDTSDLMNNSLDAGSIYAAMDDQPVVQYAISQGKNYAINIDGEKVGSFAFAVKKGSKYEYLIDEFNQAFAEMKKDGTYDAIMAKWLGDSDKAADQSSVVASSSLKLSGDASAKATPVKSSYKIVMDSSFAPFEYQNDSGKYEGIDVDLIKAIAKQQGFNIEISNPGFDAALNAVQTGQADGVMAGMSITDARKEIFDFSDAYYTSNILLAVKKESSVKSYDDLSGKTVGAKNGTSSYTWLSEHAAQYGYTLRAFDEASTMYDSLNSGSIEALMDDEAVLRYAIKQGRNFDTPIDGEKSGEYGFAVNKGANPELLEMFNNGLAALVKSGEYDKIVSKYLGSTDSKKSTSSSVDETTIWGLIKNNYSQLLTGLGTTLSLTLISFAIAMVIGIIFGMMAVAPNKVLRTISAIFVDVVRGIPLMIVAAFIFWGIPNLIESMTGHQSPINDFLAATIALSLNAGAYIAEIVRGGIEAVPKGQMEASRSLGISYGKTMKKVILPQAVRLMLPNFINQFVISLKDTTIVSAIGLVELFQTGKIIIARNYQSFRMYAILAIIYLVMITLLTRLAKRLEKRLK, encoded by the coding sequence ATGAAGCACAAATTGAAAGCTATTATGCTAGCAATGGTTTCTGCAATCTTTGTGTTTGGTGCAAATGCTAACGCTGATACAATTAGTATCGTGTCAGACACAGCTTACGCCCCATTCGAATTCAAAGATTCAGATCAAGTTTATAAAGGTATTGACGTTGACATTATTAACGAAGTCGCAAACCGAGAAGGTTGGAATATCGATATGACATTCCCTGGTTTCGACGCAGCAGTTAATGCGGTTCAAGCTGGTCAAGCCGATGCCCTTATGGCTGGTACAACAGTCACAGAAGCTCGTAAAAAAGTCTTCACGTTCTCAGATACTTATTACGATACAGCTGTTGTTGTCTACACTCGTAGTGATGCTAAAGTGTCTAACTATAAACAACTGTCAGGTAAAACTGTTGGTGTTAAAAACGGAACTGCTGCACAAGCATTCCTTAAAGAAAATCAAAATAAATATGGCTATAAAATCAAAACTTTTGATACAAGCGACTTGATGAACAACAGCCTAGATGCTGGTTCTATCTACGCTGCTATGGATGACCAACCTGTTGTCCAATACGCTATTAGCCAAGGTAAAAACTACGCTATCAACATCGACGGTGAAAAAGTCGGAAGCTTCGCTTTTGCTGTTAAAAAAGGAAGCAAATACGAATACCTCATCGACGAATTTAACCAAGCTTTTGCTGAAATGAAAAAAGATGGTACTTACGATGCTATCATGGCAAAATGGCTCGGTGATTCTGATAAAGCTGCTGATCAATCAAGTGTTGTTGCCTCAAGCAGCCTAAAATTATCTGGTGACGCTTCTGCAAAAGCAACTCCAGTCAAATCAAGTTATAAAATCGTTATGGATTCTTCATTTGCCCCATTTGAATACCAAAATGACTCAGGTAAATATGAAGGAATCGACGTTGACTTAATCAAAGCTATCGCAAAACAACAAGGTTTTAACATTGAAATCTCAAACCCAGGTTTTGATGCAGCACTTAACGCTGTCCAAACTGGTCAAGCTGATGGTGTTATGGCTGGTATGTCAATCACTGATGCGCGTAAAGAAATCTTTGATTTCTCAGATGCTTACTACACTTCAAACATCTTGCTTGCTGTTAAAAAGGAAAGCTCAGTAAAATCATACGATGACTTAAGCGGTAAAACTGTTGGTGCCAAAAATGGTACATCATCTTACACATGGTTGTCAGAACACGCTGCTCAATACGGCTACACACTTCGTGCCTTTGATGAAGCATCTACAATGTATGATAGTTTGAACTCTGGTTCAATCGAAGCCCTTATGGATGATGAAGCTGTCCTTCGTTATGCTATCAAACAAGGTCGTAACTTTGATACACCAATCGATGGTGAAAAATCTGGTGAATACGGATTTGCCGTAAACAAAGGCGCTAACCCAGAATTGCTTGAAATGTTCAACAACGGTCTTGCTGCACTTGTCAAATCAGGTGAATACGATAAAATCGTAAGCAAATACCTTGGTTCAACTGATTCTAAAAAATCAACATCATCAAGCGTTGATGAAACAACAATTTGGGGACTTATCAAAAACAACTACTCACAATTACTTACAGGTCTTGGAACAACTCTTAGTCTAACACTAATTTCATTTGCAATCGCTATGGTTATCGGTATCATCTTTGGTATGATGGCAGTTGCTCCAAACAAAGTCCTTCGTACAATTTCAGCAATCTTTGTTGACGTCGTACGTGGTATTCCATTGATGATTGTTGCTGCATTCATCTTCTGGGGAATTCCGAACCTCATTGAATCAATGACAGGACACCAAAGCCCAATCAATGACTTCCTTGCTGCTACTATCGCTCTTTCATTGAATGCTGGTGCTTATATCGCTGAAATCGTTCGTGGTGGTATTGAAGCTGTTCCAAAAGGACAAATGGAAGCAAGTCGAAGCCTTGGTATTTCATACGGTAAGACAATGAAAAAAGTTATCTTGCCACAAGCAGTTCGTTTAATGTTACCAAACTTCATCAACCAATTTGTTATCTCACTTAAAGATACAACAATCGTTTCTGCAATTGGTCTTGTTGAACTCTTCCAAACTGGTAAAATCATTATTGCACGTAACTACCAATCATTCCGAATGTACGCTATCTTAGCAATCATCTACCTTGTAATGATCACCCTTTTGACTCGTTTAGCAAAACGTCTAGAAAAGAGGCTTAAATAA
- a CDS encoding amino acid ABC transporter ATP-binding protein, producing MAELKIDVQDLHKSYGDNEVLKGITTQFHEGDVVCIIGPSGSGKSTFLRTLNLLETITSGKVIVDGYELSDPNTDVDKVRENIGMVFQHFNLFPHMTVLENITFAPIELGKESKENAEKHAMELLAKVGLADKRDAKPDSLSGGQKQRVAIARSLAMNPDIMLFDEPTSALDPEMVGDVLGVMKDLAEQGMTMLIVTHEMGFARKVANRVIFTDGGQFIEDGTPEQIFDNPQHPRLKDFLNKVLNV from the coding sequence ATGGCAGAATTAAAAATTGATGTACAAGATTTGCATAAATCTTATGGAGATAATGAAGTCTTAAAAGGAATTACAACACAATTCCACGAAGGTGATGTTGTCTGCATCATTGGACCTTCTGGTTCTGGTAAATCAACTTTCCTTCGTACGCTTAACCTTCTTGAAACAATCACAAGTGGTAAAGTCATTGTCGACGGTTATGAACTATCTGATCCAAATACTGACGTCGATAAAGTTCGTGAAAACATCGGTATGGTATTCCAACACTTCAACCTTTTCCCACACATGACTGTTCTTGAAAACATCACTTTCGCTCCTATCGAATTAGGAAAAGAAAGCAAAGAAAATGCTGAAAAACACGCTATGGAACTTCTTGCAAAAGTTGGTCTTGCTGATAAACGCGATGCCAAACCAGATAGCCTATCTGGTGGTCAAAAACAACGTGTCGCTATCGCACGTAGCTTGGCAATGAATCCTGATATCATGCTCTTTGACGAACCAACTTCTGCACTTGACCCAGAAATGGTTGGTGACGTTCTTGGTGTTATGAAAGACTTGGCAGAGCAAGGCATGACCATGTTAATCGTTACTCACGAAATGGGATTTGCTCGTAAAGTTGCCAACCGTGTCATCTTTACAGACGGTGGACAATTTATTGAAGATGGAACACCAGAGCAAATCTTTGATAACCCACAACACCCACGTCTAAAAGACTTCTTGAACAAAGTATTGAACGTCTAA
- a CDS encoding rubrerythrin family protein — protein MNLKHATNTLSLLQEQKNGFEQIAELFLKTADNEKEHAKMWYKELFGIGDTAENLETAADGENYEWTDMYVEFAKTAEEEGFPQLAKKFLMVAEIEKHHEERYRALLKNIETATVFKRGEVKISECRNCGHIIIGTKAPKVCPVCAHAQSYFEVRAENY, from the coding sequence GTGAATCTCAAGCACGCAACAAATACACTTTCTTTGCTTCAAGAGCAAAAAAATGGCTTTGAACAAATCGCAGAACTTTTCTTGAAGACTGCTGACAACGAAAAAGAACACGCCAAAATGTGGTATAAAGAACTCTTTGGCATCGGTGATACTGCCGAAAACTTGGAAACTGCTGCAGATGGTGAAAACTACGAATGGACAGATATGTACGTTGAATTCGCCAAAACAGCCGAAGAAGAAGGTTTCCCTCAACTTGCTAAAAAATTCCTCATGGTTGCTGAAATTGAAAAGCACCACGAAGAACGCTACCGTGCTCTTCTCAAAAATATCGAAACTGCTACGGTCTTTAAAAGGGGCGAAGTTAAGATTTCGGAATGCCGCAACTGTGGTCACATTATTATTGGTACAAAAGCACCAAAAGTTTGCCCAGTCTGCGCTCACGCTCAATCCTACTTCGAAGTTCGAGCTGAAAATTATTAA
- the obgE gene encoding GTPase ObgE: MSMFLDTAKISVKAGRGGDGMVAFRREKYVPNGGPWGGDGGKGGSVIFKVDEGLRTLMDFRYNRIFKAKSGEKGMTKGMHGRGAEDLIVRVPQGTTVRDAETNKVITDLVENGQEFVVAHGGRGGRGNIRFATPRNPAPEIAENGEPGEERELQLELKILADVGLVGFPSVGKSTLLSVVTAAKPKIGAYHFTTIVPNLGMVRTKSGDSFAMADLPGLIEGASQGVGLGTQFLRHIERTRVILHVIDMSASEGRDPYEDYVSINNELETYNLRLMERPQIIVANKMDMPEAEENLKVFKEKLAANYDDFDEMPMIFPISSLAHQGLENLMEATAELLDKTDEFLLYTEDDMIGEEVYYGFDPDERPFEISRDNDAAWVLSGEKLEKLFVMTNMERDESVMKFARQLRGMGVDEALRERGAKDGDIVRIGNFEFEFVD, encoded by the coding sequence ATGAGTATGTTTTTAGATACTGCCAAAATCAGCGTTAAAGCTGGTCGTGGTGGTGATGGCATGGTTGCCTTCCGTCGTGAAAAATATGTCCCTAATGGCGGTCCTTGGGGAGGTGACGGTGGTAAAGGTGGTTCAGTCATCTTTAAAGTTGACGAAGGACTTCGTACATTGATGGACTTCCGTTACAACCGTATTTTTAAAGCTAAATCTGGTGAAAAAGGGATGACAAAAGGAATGCACGGACGTGGTGCAGAAGACCTTATTGTTCGTGTCCCACAAGGAACAACTGTTCGTGATGCTGAGACAAATAAAGTTATCACTGACCTTGTTGAAAATGGTCAAGAATTTGTTGTGGCTCATGGTGGACGCGGTGGACGTGGTAACATCCGCTTTGCGACACCACGTAACCCTGCACCAGAAATTGCCGAAAATGGTGAACCAGGTGAAGAACGTGAACTTCAACTTGAATTAAAAATCTTGGCTGATGTTGGTTTGGTTGGGTTCCCATCAGTTGGTAAATCTACATTACTAAGTGTTGTTACAGCTGCTAAACCCAAAATCGGTGCTTATCACTTTACAACAATTGTGCCTAACCTTGGTATGGTTCGCACAAAATCAGGTGACAGCTTTGCTATGGCTGACCTTCCAGGATTAATTGAAGGAGCTTCACAAGGTGTAGGTCTTGGAACACAATTCCTTCGTCACATCGAGCGTACACGTGTTATCTTGCACGTTATCGACATGTCAGCAAGTGAAGGTCGTGACCCTTACGAAGATTATGTTTCAATCAATAATGAACTTGAAACTTACAACCTTCGTTTGATGGAACGTCCACAAATCATCGTTGCTAACAAAATGGACATGCCAGAAGCAGAGGAAAACTTGAAAGTCTTCAAAGAAAAATTGGCAGCAAATTACGATGATTTCGATGAAATGCCAATGATTTTTCCAATTTCAAGCTTAGCTCACCAAGGTTTGGAAAATCTGATGGAAGCAACAGCAGAATTGCTTGATAAGACTGATGAATTCTTGCTTTACACTGAAGATGACATGATTGGTGAAGAAGTTTACTACGGATTTGATCCAGACGAACGTCCGTTTGAAATTTCACGTGATAACGATGCTGCTTGGGTATTGTCAGGTGAAAAACTTGAAAAACTCTTTGTCATGACAAATATGGAACGTGATGAATCAGTTATGAAATTTGCCCGTCAATTGCGCGGTATGGGTGTCGATGAAGCCCTTCGTGAACGCGGTGCTAAAGACGGAGATATCGTTCGTATTGGTAACTTCGAATTCGAATTCGTGGATTAA